A window from Malania oleifera isolate guangnan ecotype guangnan chromosome 7, ASM2987363v1, whole genome shotgun sequence encodes these proteins:
- the LOC131159900 gene encoding uncharacterized protein LOC131159900, which yields MLMMVKNSVRVSRLKGEVPRGCRDSMLADNVDLRSGYLLPKSYSGDVYNGTEVNYDEGIDDEVFLIHHFDGLSLSPTWDASCQRRSLVDPEEICGMRNGGGALKYLKVPLKKEWLGSQLSSIKHEFCKDCALCNSFQVRDDIGVEKTIHKMNAQRDVEAAHALMEMANHGSNLCKNDLYLCGKEHDVKGMLDIEVLITEVNEDEVSCNIHSRLAAKKAKKHSGKFQQSVVEDQIERHNGEMVPCSLLQKKRKRKLENDFSLPLSKHANYSGGEDEDLCENIGLLQDHALPNRLRKGEWQNNESCASNGHPQLGVPLARSNWITKKQRWKAYMKSAEGPGRIDDLHSSFYNVVNEDAKCMKNPEDSPKVDIATGSLSWGASNLPFSRGSSIVETVEKRAMKKHHFTVITPTIQSGFSFSIIHLLSAVRTALVTTHAEYDASAHNEHWGNSRHGFHSHHDRGISDAKQTEQKNLPSLTIHEIVRRVRENPGDPWILETQEPLQDLVKGILRIFSSRTAPLGAKGWTALTFYQKVSKSWSWIGPLSSFDISNHNCVGEEISPEAWGVPRRILVKLVDSFADWLKGVQLTLQQIGSLPAPPATLMQSTVNAKERFKDLRGQKSLTTINPSTEEVRAYFQREETIRYLVPERTFSYTAADGRKSTVAPLRKCSGKPSSKARHHFMLRPNRPPHVTILCLVRDAAARLPGGIGTRADVCTLIRDSKFIAEDVSETQINQVVSGALDRLHYELDPCVQFDKDRQFWVYLHGGRDEDDFEYNGASTTKNWKRKQRNVVEQSVQENSYCHSL from the coding sequence ATGTTGATGATGGTAAAGAACAGTGTTAGGGTTTCAAGGTTGAAAGGAGAGGTGCCCCGCGGGTGTAGAGATAGTATGTTGGCTGATAATGTTGATCTTCGGAGTGGATATCTTCTGCCAAAATCTTACAGTGGTGATGTTTACAATGGTACTGAAGTTAATTATGATGAAGGCATAGATGACGAAGTATTTTTGATTCATCATTTTGATGGATTAAGTTTGAGTCCAACTTGGGATGCTTCCTGTCAACGAAGGTCTCTGGTTGACCCAGAAGAAATATGTGGAATGCGCAATGGAGGAGGGGCATTGAAGTATTTGAAGGTTCCTTTGAAAAAAGAATGGTTGGGTAGCCAATTATCATCTATAAAACATGAGTTTTGTAAGGATTGTGCTTTATGTAACAGCTTTCAGGTAAGAGATGATATTGGTGTGGAGAAAACAATACATAAAATGAATGCACAAAGAGATGTAGAGGCGGCACATGCTTTAATGGAAATGGCCAATCATGGGTCAAATTTATGCAAGAATGATTTATATTTGTGTGGAAAGGAGCATGATGTTAAAGGGATGCTGGACATTGAGGTATTGATAACTGAAGTTAATGAAGATGAAGTTTCTTGTAATATTCATTCCCGACTTGCTGCAAAAAAGGCCAAGAAGCATTCTGGAAAGTTTCAGCAATCTGTAGTTGAAGATCAGATAGAGAGACATAATGGTGAAATGGTACCCTGTTCATTGTTacaaaagaagaggaagaggaaacTTGAGAATGACTTTTCTTTGCCCTTATCCAAGCATGCCAATTATAGTGGTGGGGAAGATGAAGATCTATGCGAAAATATTGGGCTTCTGCAAGATCATGCACTGCCTAACAGATTGCGTAAAGGAGAGTGGCAGAATAATGAAAGTTGTGCAAGCAATGGCCATCCACAATTAGGAGTGCCATTGGCAAGGAGCAACTGGATCACAAAGAAGCAGAGATGGAAAGCATATATGAAATCTGCCGAAGGGCCAGGCAGAATTGATGACCTGCACTCTAGTTTCTACAATGTGGTTAATGAAGATGCCAAATGCATGAAGAATCCAGAGGACTCGCCGAAAGTGGATATTGCAACTGGTTCTTTATCTTGGGGAGCTAGCAATTTACCATTTTCAAGGGGTTCATCCATTGTTGAGACCGTGGAAAAAAGGGCTATGAAGAAGCATCATTTCACTGTGATCACTCCCACAATTCAATCTGgtttttcattttccattatacATCTCCTTTCAGCTGTTCGCACAGCGTTGGTTACTACACATGCAGAATACGATGCTTCAGCGCATAACGAACATTGGGGGAACAGCAGACATGGGTTTCATTCTCATCACGACAGGGGTATCAGTGATGCAAAACAAACAGAACAGAAGAACTTACCCTCACTCACCATTCATGAAATTGTCAGGCGTGTTAGAGAAAATCCAGGAGATCCTTGGATTCTTGAAACTCAAGAGCCGCTTCAAGATTTAGTCAAAGGAATTCTGAGGATATTTTCTTCCAGAACAGCGCCTTTGGGGGCTAAGGGTTGGACTGCATTAACATTCTATCAAAAAGTTAGCAAAAGCTGGTCTTGGATTGGTCCACTAAGTTCTTTTGACATATCCAATCATAATTGTGTAGGTGAAGAGATATCTCCTGAGGCTTGGGGTGTTCCGCGAAGAATTCTTGTGAAGTTGGTTGATTCCTTTGCTGACTGGCTGAAAGGTGTTCAATTGACACTTCAGCAAATTGGAAGCCTTCCTGCACCACCTGCAACATTAATGCAATCTACTGTGAACGCCAAGGAAAGATTTAAGGACCTAAGAGGTCAAAAGAGTCTCACTACCATCAACCCAAGCACCGAGGAAGTAAGGGCATATTTTCAGAGAGAAGAAACCATTAGGTATCTAGTTCCAGAGAGGACTTTTTCTTATACGGCGGCTGATGGAAGAAAATCAACAGTCGCTCCCCTGAGAAAGTGCAGCGGGAAACCATCATCAAAGGCCCGACATCATTTTATGCTTAGACCCAATCGACCACCGCATGTCACCATTCTCTGTCTTGTAAGAGATGCAGCTGCTAGATTGCCTGGAGGTATTGGTACCCGAGCTGATGTTTGTACTCTCATAAGAGACTCGAAATTCATTGCAGAAGATGTTTCTGAGACGCAAATAAACCAAGTTGTTAGCGGAGCCTTGGATCGTCTTCACTATGAACTTGATCCCTGTGTACAGTTTGATAAAGATAGACAGTTTTGGGTTTATTTACATGGAGGGAGAGATGAAGACGACTTTGAGTACAATGGTGCTTCTACAACAAAAAACTGGAAACGTAAACAGAGGAATGTTGTAGAGCAATCTGTTCAAGAAAACAGTTACTGTCACTCATTATAG